One region of Choristoneura fumiferana chromosome 3, NRCan_CFum_1, whole genome shotgun sequence genomic DNA includes:
- the LOC141426133 gene encoding uncharacterized protein: MLATSLIFTFVYLFSGQLCLAETRYGYEYIPDVDGWLRLYTVPSTWANARLRCQLEGGTLASPQSNPLAAAMMKMMGENGQNLNIVYTGINANIAKDDYMTIDGLPLSNISLKWAAGEPNNCENSEECLVMNGAGELADVNCSRVFGYFCFKKSAKMSKTKCDTWDSDYQLDPRTGSCYKFHTAQHNWHRAALTCRAEQAHLAVINSDTEARVLKKLFAKYPREKNIQNGDWRTIFGETFAEAGFETWSVNEPNNYLGNEFCGTMHRNGRLNDFSCDIKTVFICEITPLGKEILDGHQHRVIKVRRGKRVTRVR, translated from the exons ATGCTGGCGActagtttaatttttacttttgtttatttattttcgg GTCAGCTATGCTTAGCGGAGACCAGATATGGGTACGAGTACATACCAGACGTGGATGGATGGCTGCGCCTGTACACCGTGCCATCGACATGGGCCAATGCTCGACTCCGGTGCCAACTCGAAG GTGGTACCCTAGCATCTCCTCAATCTAATCCCTTAGCCGCAGCCATGATGAAAATGATGGGCGAAAATGGCCAGAATCTGAATATCGTGTACACCGGCATAAATGCGAATATAGCCAAAGATGACTACATGACTATTGATg GATTACCTCTTTCAAACATCTCTCTGAAATGGGCTGCCGGGGAACCAAATAACTGTGAGAACAGCGAAGAATGTCTGGTAATGAACGGAGCTGGTGAACTGGCTGACGTGAATTGCTCGCGCGTGTTTGGATACTTCTGCTTCAAAAAGAGCGCAAAGATGTCTAAGACAAAGTGCGACACTTGGGATAGCG ACTATCAACTGGACCCGCGAACAGGCAGCTGCTACAAGTTCCACACGGCCCAGCACAACTGGCACCGCGCCGCCTTGACCTGCCGCGCTGAGCAAGCGCATCTCGCCGTCATCAACAGCGACACGGAGGCGCGAGTCCTCAAGAAACTTTTCGCTAAATATCCCCgggaaaaaaacattcaaaac GGAGATTGGCGAACAAtttttg GTGAAACGTTCGCAGAAGCCGGATTTGAAACGTGGAGTGTCAATGAACCGAACAATTACTTGGGCAATGAGTTCTGCGGCACCATGCACCGTAATGGACGGCTGAACGATTTCTCTTGCGAcattaaaacagtttttatctGCGAGATTACCCCCTTAGGGAAAGAAATATTAGATGGTCATCAACACAGAGTTATTAAAGTCAGAAGAGGCAAACGCGTCACAAGAGTTAGATGA